A part of Streptomyces sp. NBC_01210 genomic DNA contains:
- a CDS encoding 3-hydroxybutyryl-CoA dehydrogenase, with the protein MAGIERIGIVGCGLMGSGIAEVCARAGRDVIVVEASRAAADAGHRRITASFDRATAAGKLSAEERDAALARIATTTDMDLMADRDLVVEAVAEDEAGKVEVFARLDTTVKRQDAILASNTSSIPVIRLAAATARPEHVVGLHFFNPVPVLPLVELVPSLLTGESTAQRAEAFASDVLGKQVVRARDRAGFIVNALLVPYLLAAVRMVESGTASVEDIDRGMTLGCAHPLGPLALTDLIGLDTTQAIAESMYEEFREPLYAPPPLLARMVDAGLLGRKSGRGFHTYR; encoded by the coding sequence ATGGCCGGTATCGAGCGGATCGGGATCGTCGGCTGCGGCCTCATGGGATCCGGCATCGCCGAAGTGTGCGCGCGGGCGGGACGAGACGTGATCGTGGTCGAGGCGAGCCGCGCGGCGGCGGACGCCGGGCACAGACGCATCACCGCCTCGTTCGACCGGGCCACCGCCGCCGGAAAACTGTCCGCCGAGGAGCGGGATGCCGCGCTGGCCCGGATCGCGACGACCACGGACATGGACCTGATGGCCGACCGGGATCTGGTCGTGGAGGCCGTTGCCGAGGACGAAGCGGGGAAGGTGGAGGTCTTCGCCCGGCTGGACACGACCGTGAAACGTCAGGACGCGATTCTGGCGTCCAACACCTCCTCCATACCGGTCATCCGACTGGCCGCGGCCACGGCGCGCCCGGAACACGTGGTGGGCCTGCACTTCTTCAATCCCGTCCCGGTCCTCCCGCTGGTCGAGCTGGTGCCGTCGCTGCTGACCGGCGAGAGCACCGCACAGCGCGCGGAGGCGTTCGCCTCCGATGTGCTGGGCAAGCAGGTCGTCCGCGCCCGGGACCGTGCCGGGTTCATCGTCAACGCCCTGCTGGTTCCGTACCTGCTTGCCGCCGTACGGATGGTCGAGTCCGGTACGGCGTCGGTCGAGGACATCGACCGGGGCATGACCCTGGGCTGCGCCCACCCGCTCGGTCCGCTCGCCCTGACCGATCTCATCGGACTGGACACCACGCAGGCCATCGCGGAGTCGATGTACGAGGAGTTCCGGGAGCCGCTCTACGCACCGCCGCCGCTGCTGGCCCGGATGGTCGACGCGGGCCTGCTCGGCCGTAAGTCGGGCAGGGGCTTCCACACGTACCGATGA
- a CDS encoding ABC transporter permease yields the protein MKRRTDHVLPRPRRGPSAGGNRLWAWLMVPGTLWMSAFLVASLVLVAALALGTTDPLGNPHFGLNFENITALAEPAYRAVLLRSLGYALLTCVICLAVAYPVAYAIALHGGRLKNLLIAAIVVPFFANYLVRMYGWSVVLSDDGPLLKALRAVGLADSGTKILQSGVGVIAGLVYGFIVFMIIPLYAALERMDVSLIEAGRDLYGGPLRTFFFVTLPATRQGAAAGCVLVFLPAMGDFVSAQLMGGPDQIMIGNLIQDKFFQGQNWPLGSALTMLMMVVLFLGMVGYLRRARKDEAEATR from the coding sequence ATGAAACGACGCACAGATCACGTCCTGCCCCGGCCCCGAAGAGGACCGTCCGCAGGCGGCAACCGGCTGTGGGCCTGGCTCATGGTCCCGGGCACCCTGTGGATGTCCGCCTTCCTGGTCGCCTCCCTCGTCCTGGTGGCCGCACTGGCGCTCGGCACCACCGACCCGCTCGGCAATCCGCACTTCGGACTCAACTTCGAGAACATCACGGCACTGGCCGAACCCGCCTACCGGGCCGTGCTGCTGCGCTCCCTCGGCTATGCACTTCTCACCTGCGTCATCTGCCTGGCCGTGGCCTACCCCGTCGCCTACGCCATCGCCCTGCACGGCGGACGCCTCAAAAACCTCCTGATCGCCGCCATCGTCGTCCCGTTCTTCGCGAACTACCTGGTCCGGATGTACGGCTGGTCCGTCGTTCTGTCCGACGACGGCCCCCTGCTGAAGGCACTGCGCGCCGTCGGGCTCGCCGACAGCGGCACGAAGATTCTCCAGTCCGGCGTGGGCGTCATCGCGGGGCTGGTCTACGGCTTCATCGTGTTCATGATCATCCCGCTGTACGCGGCGCTGGAGCGCATGGACGTCTCGCTGATCGAGGCAGGCCGCGACCTCTACGGAGGCCCCCTGCGGACCTTCTTCTTCGTCACGCTTCCCGCCACCCGGCAGGGCGCGGCAGCCGGCTGCGTCCTCGTCTTCCTGCCCGCCATGGGCGACTTCGTCAGTGCCCAGCTCATGGGAGGCCCCGACCAGATCATGATCGGCAACCTGATCCAGGACAAGTTCTTCCAGGGCCAGAACTGGCCGCTCGGCTCGGCACTCACCATGCTCATGATGGTCGTCCTGTTCCTCGGGATGGTCGGCTACCTCCGCCGGGCCCGCAAGGACGAAGCGGAGGCGACCCGATGA
- a CDS encoding NADH-ubiquinone oxidoreductase-F iron-sulfur binding region domain-containing protein, producing the protein MTGILSQIPARTGSLLGAAPAVAESAEAYAATGGYRDAVGPDVLLAHIAAAGLRGRGGAGFPVAVKLRTVRDAGGAPVVVANGEEGEPGSVKDRWLLRARPHLVLDGLARAAAITGAVRGFIYLSDPYAGARVRHALAERPPRLPVEVIETGHTYVAGEETAVVRRINGGPAMPTAKPPRPFERGVGDEPTLVSNVETLARIALIAGRPELRRRIARATLLTLSGRHGTPLLTEVPYGSTLAALAAAQGTPDATGALMGGLFGGLIGAGSLGLPLDPGALTAAGTALGCGAIRFLAPGECPVAVAADAVDHLAAESSRQCGVCVSGTAAISDTLHRLTAGTAGPDSVERLLRWSSGLPGRGACGLLDAAAGTAGSLLLAFPEPVRAHLGTPCPACDASPPSGGHRLSVPVPDVMDATPSDAPLPGSSPVPALKGTP; encoded by the coding sequence ATGACCGGGATCCTGTCCCAGATACCGGCCCGGACGGGCTCCCTCCTCGGAGCGGCACCGGCCGTGGCGGAGAGCGCCGAGGCGTACGCCGCGACGGGCGGCTACCGGGACGCCGTAGGCCCGGACGTGCTGCTGGCCCATATCGCGGCGGCCGGGCTGCGGGGCCGCGGCGGCGCCGGATTCCCCGTCGCCGTGAAGCTGCGGACAGTCCGTGACGCCGGCGGCGCTCCAGTGGTGGTGGCGAACGGGGAAGAGGGCGAGCCCGGCTCGGTCAAGGACCGCTGGCTGCTGCGGGCCCGGCCCCATCTCGTCCTGGACGGCCTCGCCCGCGCCGCCGCGATCACCGGAGCCGTACGGGGCTTCATCTACCTCTCCGACCCCTACGCCGGCGCACGCGTCCGCCATGCCCTCGCCGAGCGCCCGCCGCGGCTGCCGGTCGAGGTGATCGAGACCGGACACACCTACGTCGCCGGCGAGGAGACCGCGGTCGTACGGAGGATCAACGGCGGTCCGGCCATGCCCACCGCCAAGCCGCCCCGGCCGTTCGAGCGGGGAGTCGGGGACGAGCCGACGCTCGTCTCCAATGTCGAGACGCTGGCCCGTATCGCCCTCATCGCCGGCCGACCGGAGCTGCGCCGCCGGATCGCCCGCGCCACGCTGCTGACCCTGTCCGGCCGCCACGGAACTCCGCTGCTCACCGAAGTTCCGTACGGCTCCACGCTGGCGGCGCTGGCCGCGGCCCAGGGCACTCCCGACGCCACCGGGGCGCTGATGGGCGGGCTCTTCGGCGGGTTGATCGGCGCCGGCTCACTCGGCCTCCCGCTCGATCCCGGCGCGCTCACCGCCGCCGGCACGGCGCTGGGCTGCGGGGCCATCCGCTTCCTCGCCCCGGGCGAGTGCCCGGTGGCGGTCGCCGCCGACGCCGTGGATCATCTCGCGGCCGAGAGCTCCCGGCAGTGCGGCGTCTGTGTGTCGGGCACGGCCGCGATCAGCGACACCCTGCACCGGCTGACCGCCGGCACGGCCGGGCCCGACTCCGTCGAGCGGCTGCTCCGGTGGTCGTCCGGCCTGCCCGGGCGTGGCGCGTGCGGCCTGCTCGACGCCGCCGCGGGCACCGCAGGAAGCCTCCTGCTCGCCTTCCCCGAACCCGTCCGAGCCCACCTCGGCACCCCGTGTCCGGCCTGCGACGCAAGCCCTCCCAGCGGTGGCCACCGGCTCTCCGTGCCCGTACCGGACGTCATGGACGCGACCCCGTCCGATGCCCCACTGCCCGGCTCCTCCCCCGTGCCCGCGCTGAAAGGAACACCGTGA
- a CDS encoding aromatic ring-hydroxylating oxygenase subunit alpha, translated as MASEAPEASAALQDHLSPGQALPARYYTDAGTAAAETRHIFAKSWQLVCHESDLPGPGARLAATVADREVLVVRTEDGSLAAHLNVCRHRGTRLVTSPEPAGKAIRCPYHGWTYRLDGRLVGAPEARQIPCLDKPRLGLFPVRVESFLGFVFANLDPDAAPLAKQCAGLAEAVGHYAGTDLVPIGRSRIHDLEGAEVQHANWKVAVDNYLEGYHVPVAHPGLMRLLDYQGYTSEIGEAYTLFASPLRDKPSSNWAERLYQRITAPMPGLTEADRRVWRYAVIYPNTLIDFYPDHVLAWTAIPTAVDRVAVPGAFYTRRGTGLRTKLARRLNIHIGWITNDEDAELVARVQKGLTTPGFEPGPLSRRESAVGWFADRVRADLDGVEP; from the coding sequence ATGGCCTCGGAAGCCCCCGAAGCCTCCGCCGCACTTCAGGACCACCTCAGCCCCGGGCAGGCCCTGCCTGCCCGCTACTACACCGACGCCGGCACGGCCGCCGCCGAGACCCGGCACATCTTCGCCAAGTCCTGGCAGCTCGTGTGCCACGAATCCGACCTGCCCGGACCAGGCGCCCGGCTCGCCGCCACGGTCGCCGACCGCGAGGTACTGGTGGTCCGGACCGAGGACGGCAGTCTGGCAGCCCACCTCAATGTCTGCCGCCACCGCGGAACACGCCTGGTCACCAGCCCCGAACCGGCCGGAAAGGCGATCCGCTGCCCGTACCACGGCTGGACGTACAGACTCGACGGACGGCTGGTCGGCGCCCCCGAGGCGCGGCAGATCCCCTGCCTGGACAAACCCAGGCTCGGGCTGTTCCCCGTCCGCGTCGAGTCGTTCCTCGGCTTCGTCTTCGCCAACCTCGACCCGGACGCCGCACCGCTGGCGAAGCAGTGCGCCGGCCTCGCCGAGGCGGTCGGCCACTACGCAGGCACCGATCTGGTGCCGATCGGCCGCAGCCGCATCCACGACCTGGAAGGCGCCGAGGTCCAGCACGCCAACTGGAAGGTCGCCGTCGACAACTACCTCGAGGGCTACCACGTGCCGGTCGCCCACCCCGGGCTGATGCGGCTGCTCGACTACCAGGGCTACACCAGCGAGATCGGTGAGGCGTACACGCTGTTCGCCTCGCCCCTGCGCGACAAGCCGTCCTCGAACTGGGCGGAGCGCCTCTACCAGCGCATCACCGCCCCCATGCCCGGTCTGACCGAGGCCGACCGCCGGGTCTGGCGGTACGCCGTGATCTACCCCAACACACTTATCGACTTCTACCCCGACCATGTGCTTGCCTGGACCGCGATCCCGACGGCGGTGGATCGCGTGGCCGTACCCGGAGCGTTCTACACCCGCCGTGGCACCGGACTGCGCACCAAGCTCGCCCGGCGGCTGAACATCCACATCGGCTGGATCACCAACGACGAGGACGCCGAACTGGTGGCCCGTGTGCAGAAAGGACTCACCACACCGGGCTTCGAACCTGGGCCCCTGTCCCGGCGCGAGTCCGCGGTCGGCTGGTTCGCCGACCGCGTCCGCGCCGACCTGGACGGCGTGGAGCCCTGA
- a CDS encoding ferredoxin — protein MKLLLDSTRCQGYGLCQEHAPGLVELDEWGYATVVAVPVPDGGEDAARACAEVCPNSALRLEK, from the coding sequence GTGAAACTCCTTCTGGACTCCACACGCTGCCAGGGCTACGGCCTCTGCCAGGAGCACGCCCCCGGCCTCGTCGAGCTCGACGAATGGGGCTACGCCACGGTCGTCGCCGTACCGGTGCCGGACGGCGGCGAGGACGCGGCCCGCGCCTGCGCCGAGGTCTGCCCCAACTCCGCCCTCCGGCTGGAGAAGTGA
- a CDS encoding polyamine ABC transporter substrate-binding protein: MSPEAFSPSRRSFLRTGSAAAVGLGLTAAGCGFSSSGPAAQKAEDKLIDVKVDGDLVYFNWADFVDPAVFAGFEKEYGVKVIQSNFDSMEGMAAKLNAGNRYDIIFPTAKWAQRLAEGNRLRPIDHTRLKNADAVFTHYDYFADPWYDPGARHTLPFTMYKTGIGWRKDKIGSDLAGSWGDLWNARAKGKVFLLDDRDEALGMGALKLGLDVSTSVEGELSRITDSLRSLRPHLRGFSSDSYNNLLTGNAAMTQAWSGDMAAMLNQAKDPSIFGFEVAKEGAPINSDCYAIPSDARHPGTAMLFIDYMLRPENVKKNIEYIGYPMPVGGSEKTYAALVEPFPECQVSADDLTDELYFRNATSEGEQARDTAWTRVKAG; encoded by the coding sequence ATGTCCCCCGAAGCATTTTCCCCCTCCCGCCGCTCCTTCCTGCGCACCGGCTCCGCCGCGGCCGTCGGTCTCGGCCTGACCGCGGCCGGCTGCGGATTCTCCTCCTCCGGCCCCGCCGCGCAGAAGGCCGAGGACAAACTCATCGACGTCAAGGTCGACGGTGATCTCGTCTACTTCAACTGGGCCGACTTCGTCGACCCGGCCGTCTTCGCCGGATTCGAGAAGGAGTACGGAGTCAAGGTCATCCAGTCGAACTTCGACTCGATGGAAGGCATGGCCGCCAAGCTCAACGCCGGCAACCGCTACGACATCATCTTCCCCACCGCGAAATGGGCCCAGCGGCTGGCGGAAGGAAACCGGCTGCGCCCCATCGACCACACCCGGCTGAAGAACGCCGACGCCGTCTTCACCCACTACGACTACTTCGCCGACCCCTGGTACGACCCCGGAGCCCGGCACACCCTCCCCTTCACCATGTACAAGACCGGGATCGGCTGGCGGAAGGACAAGATCGGCAGCGACCTGGCCGGCTCCTGGGGCGATCTGTGGAACGCCCGGGCCAAGGGCAAGGTGTTCCTGCTCGACGACCGGGACGAAGCCCTGGGCATGGGGGCGCTCAAGCTCGGTCTCGACGTCTCCACGAGCGTCGAGGGTGAGCTGAGCCGTATCACCGACTCCCTGCGCTCGCTGCGGCCCCATCTGCGCGGCTTCTCCAGCGACAGCTACAACAACCTGCTCACCGGCAACGCGGCCATGACCCAGGCATGGAGCGGCGATATGGCCGCCATGCTCAACCAGGCGAAGGACCCCTCGATCTTCGGCTTCGAAGTCGCGAAGGAAGGGGCTCCGATCAACTCGGACTGCTACGCCATCCCCTCCGACGCCCGCCACCCCGGCACGGCGATGCTCTTCATCGACTACATGCTCCGCCCGGAGAACGTGAAGAAGAACATCGAGTACATCGGCTATCCCATGCCGGTCGGCGGCAGCGAAAAAACCTACGCCGCGCTCGTGGAGCCGTTCCCCGAGTGCCAGGTCTCCGCCGACGACCTGACGGACGAGCTCTACTTCCGCAATGCCACCTCCGAGGGCGAACAGGCCCGCGACACCGCCTGGACCCGTGTGAAGGCCGGCTGA
- a CDS encoding acetate--CoA ligase family protein — MGRDLTALFDPKSVAVVGASNDPAKYGHAVAAQALRDPERRPVHLVNRRGGTVLGRAAATSLTEIGEPVDLVVISVPGPGFEAAVDDALACGARAIVGITAGFAETGPAGLARQRAIADRVRAAGAVLVGPNCLGIADNTTQLYLASDSFAPGDIALLSQSGNLALELQLRCAPHGLGFSRFVSLGNQADVTLVDLVEDCARHEATRAIAVYAEDFGDGRAFARAAAAAGKPVVLLTAGRGTASARSAQSHTGALTTSSDVVAAACRDAGVELVATPREMTVVLAALNAGLRTSRRRTTVFTDGGGHGAIAADAAEAAGLEVPELGATAQERLRTVLWEQSAVGNPVDLAGMGEQNPGSYADTVGGLLATDEVDAVLMTGYFGGYAASDGGLGSGGSALAEGELQAARAIVTHRRATPKPLVVQSMYPRSTSCQVLADAGIPVFSCTEDAARALAAMTVREAGGPPGVASLPPAAAPLRDAGYHGVRGLLSAAGVPFPPAREITDEAGLLAAAEEFAGPYVLKALHVLHKSDAGGVALRLADRHALTAAYRDMRARLGAPSYSVEAMADLTDGVELIVGVNRDPQFGPVAMVGLGGVLTETLHDVAFSLAPVPARRAGHLLRGLRTAALLAGVRGRPAVDVAAAAAVIERITAVAAAHPEIAELEVNPLLVRPDGVLALDARAVLV, encoded by the coding sequence ATGGGACGTGATCTGACCGCTCTCTTCGACCCCAAGTCCGTCGCCGTGGTCGGCGCCAGCAACGACCCGGCGAAGTACGGCCACGCGGTGGCCGCACAGGCGCTGCGCGACCCCGAGCGGCGCCCCGTGCATCTGGTGAACCGCCGCGGCGGTACGGTCCTCGGCCGCGCCGCGGCCACCAGCCTCACGGAGATCGGCGAACCTGTCGACCTGGTGGTCATCTCCGTGCCGGGCCCCGGTTTTGAGGCCGCCGTCGACGACGCGCTGGCCTGCGGAGCCCGGGCGATCGTCGGCATCACCGCCGGCTTCGCCGAAACGGGCCCGGCCGGACTGGCCCGGCAGCGGGCGATCGCCGATCGCGTACGCGCCGCCGGAGCGGTCCTGGTCGGCCCCAACTGCCTCGGGATCGCGGACAACACGACCCAGCTGTACCTCGCCTCGGACAGCTTCGCGCCCGGCGACATCGCACTGCTGAGCCAGAGCGGCAACCTCGCGCTCGAGCTCCAGCTCCGCTGCGCGCCGCACGGCCTCGGCTTCTCCCGCTTCGTCTCCCTCGGCAACCAGGCCGATGTCACTCTCGTCGACCTCGTCGAGGACTGTGCGCGGCACGAGGCCACCCGGGCCATCGCCGTGTACGCCGAGGACTTCGGGGACGGCCGTGCCTTCGCCCGGGCGGCCGCCGCGGCAGGCAAGCCGGTCGTACTGCTCACTGCCGGGCGCGGCACCGCCTCGGCCCGCAGCGCCCAGTCGCACACCGGCGCCCTCACCACGTCGTCCGACGTCGTGGCCGCGGCGTGCCGCGACGCGGGGGTGGAACTCGTCGCCACGCCGCGCGAGATGACCGTCGTCCTCGCCGCGCTCAACGCCGGCCTGCGGACGAGCAGACGGCGTACCACGGTCTTCACGGACGGCGGTGGACATGGCGCGATCGCCGCCGACGCCGCCGAGGCCGCCGGTCTTGAGGTGCCCGAACTCGGCGCAACGGCGCAGGAAAGGTTGAGAACCGTGCTGTGGGAGCAGTCCGCGGTCGGCAATCCCGTGGACCTGGCCGGGATGGGCGAGCAGAACCCCGGGTCGTACGCCGACACGGTCGGCGGGCTGCTCGCCACCGACGAGGTCGACGCCGTGCTGATGACGGGCTACTTCGGCGGTTACGCGGCTTCCGACGGAGGCCTCGGCAGCGGTGGATCCGCGCTCGCCGAGGGCGAGTTGCAGGCCGCCCGGGCGATCGTCACGCACCGGAGGGCAACGCCCAAGCCGCTTGTCGTGCAGTCGATGTATCCGCGGTCGACGAGCTGCCAGGTGCTGGCCGACGCAGGGATACCGGTGTTCTCCTGTACCGAGGACGCCGCCCGCGCGCTTGCGGCGATGACGGTCCGCGAGGCGGGCGGTCCGCCCGGTGTCGCCTCGCTGCCACCGGCGGCGGCCCCTCTGCGGGACGCCGGGTACCACGGGGTCCGGGGCCTCCTCAGTGCGGCGGGTGTGCCGTTCCCGCCGGCGCGGGAGATCACCGATGAGGCCGGACTGCTCGCCGCGGCCGAGGAGTTCGCCGGTCCGTACGTCCTCAAAGCCCTGCACGTACTGCACAAGTCCGACGCGGGCGGCGTGGCGCTGCGGCTCGCGGACCGGCACGCGCTCACCGCCGCCTACCGGGACATGCGCGCCAGGCTCGGCGCGCCTTCCTACTCGGTCGAGGCGATGGCCGACCTCACGGACGGCGTTGAGCTGATCGTGGGGGTGAACCGCGATCCGCAGTTCGGTCCGGTCGCCATGGTGGGTCTCGGTGGCGTCCTCACCGAGACGCTGCACGATGTCGCCTTCTCCCTGGCGCCCGTCCCGGCCCGCCGGGCCGGACATCTGCTGCGCGGTCTGCGTACCGCCGCACTGCTGGCGGGCGTCCGGGGTCGGCCGGCCGTCGATGTGGCGGCCGCTGCGGCCGTCATCGAGCGCATCACCGCCGTCGCCGCTGCCCACCCGGAGATCGCCGAGCTCGAGGTCAACCCGCTGCTGGTCCGCCCGGACGGCGTACTGGCCCTGGACGCCCGGGCCGTACTCGTCTGA
- a CDS encoding acyl-CoA dehydrogenase family protein, with translation MDFRLTARQEELKSSARGLTDFIMKYELDCEENNGLPPQAHAEIRDAVLGSGLQAVNMPTEWGGAGLSILEQATVQEELGRLTGALWDTVWRPANALRFCTPEQRERYLVPVIQGRRRDCYAVTEPEAGSDPQNLKTTATRTGSGWVLNGEKWFVTVGDHADFMIVLAAAGEERAPTLFLVDKETPGIEMTRVPRFMHTFVYEHPEFTFTNVHVPEDAVLGGIGNGYDITRSWFTEERLMIAARTTGAAERALELARDWAVERRQFGSPIADFQLIQGMLADCAVDIAVNRAYTHQVAWEVDEGRADRKTLHAKAAIAKLSASEAAGRVIDRCVQIFGGRGYDRSYPVERLYRELRVDRIWEGTSEIQRLIIAGELVKRGTGVLQMPSAG, from the coding sequence ATGGACTTCCGCCTCACCGCCCGTCAGGAGGAGCTCAAGAGCTCCGCGCGCGGGCTCACCGACTTCATCATGAAGTACGAGCTCGACTGCGAGGAGAACAACGGCCTGCCCCCGCAGGCCCATGCCGAGATCCGCGACGCCGTGCTCGGCAGCGGGCTGCAGGCCGTCAACATGCCGACGGAGTGGGGCGGTGCCGGTCTCTCGATCCTGGAGCAGGCCACCGTCCAGGAGGAGCTCGGCCGGCTCACCGGTGCCCTGTGGGACACGGTGTGGCGGCCGGCGAACGCCCTGCGCTTCTGCACGCCCGAGCAGCGCGAGCGGTACCTCGTCCCTGTCATCCAGGGAAGGCGCCGTGACTGCTACGCGGTGACCGAGCCCGAGGCCGGATCGGATCCGCAGAATCTGAAGACCACCGCGACGCGGACCGGCAGCGGCTGGGTGCTGAACGGCGAGAAGTGGTTCGTCACCGTCGGCGACCACGCGGATTTCATGATTGTGCTGGCCGCTGCCGGTGAGGAGCGGGCCCCGACCCTTTTCCTCGTCGACAAGGAGACGCCCGGCATCGAGATGACCCGCGTGCCGCGCTTCATGCACACCTTCGTCTACGAGCACCCCGAGTTCACGTTCACGAATGTCCATGTCCCCGAGGACGCGGTCCTCGGCGGCATCGGGAACGGGTACGACATCACGCGGTCCTGGTTCACCGAGGAGCGGCTGATGATCGCCGCGCGGACGACGGGCGCGGCCGAACGGGCGCTGGAGCTCGCCCGCGACTGGGCCGTCGAGCGCCGCCAGTTCGGCTCCCCCATCGCCGACTTCCAGCTCATCCAGGGCATGCTCGCCGACTGCGCCGTCGACATCGCAGTCAACCGCGCCTACACCCACCAGGTCGCCTGGGAGGTGGACGAAGGGCGGGCCGACCGCAAGACCCTGCACGCCAAGGCGGCGATCGCCAAGCTGTCGGCGAGCGAGGCGGCCGGGCGCGTCATCGACCGGTGCGTCCAGATCTTCGGCGGCCGCGGCTACGACCGCTCCTACCCCGTCGAACGCCTCTACCGCGAGCTGCGCGTCGACCGCATCTGGGAAGGCACCTCCGAGATCCAGCGCCTGATCATCGCGGGTGAACTGGTCAAGCGGGGCACGGGCGTTCTGCAGATGCCGTCCGCCGGCTGA
- a CDS encoding acyl-CoA dehydrogenase family protein has translation MDFCYTPEQADLKARAAAYARLLMQYENQSEEAGGPLPADTVRELTRAAIDAGVYAINMPAEWGGAGLSLLDQVIVEEEFGKVTNCLWDIPWRPANVLAYGTEAQREKYLLPVVRGERFDAFAVTEPGAGSDPGSGTSTADRTIGGWLLNGEKWFVTCGDIADFLLVQADAGPERAATLFFVDKHAPGVEMTRVPRFMHSAVNGHPEFTFTDVFVPDEDVLGGVGNGYELTKEWFTDERLMIAARTTGAAERALELARDWAVERRQFGSPIADFQLIQGMLADCAVDIAVNRAYTHQVAWEVDEGRADRKTLHAKAAIAKLSASEAAGRVIDRCVQIFGGRGYDRSYPVERMYRELRVDRIWEGTSEIQRLIVANELIKRGTRALALPAS, from the coding sequence ATGGACTTCTGCTACACACCCGAGCAGGCCGACCTCAAGGCGCGGGCCGCCGCGTATGCGCGGCTTCTGATGCAGTACGAGAACCAGTCGGAGGAGGCGGGCGGTCCGCTGCCCGCCGACACGGTCCGCGAGCTGACCCGCGCCGCGATCGACGCCGGCGTGTACGCGATCAATATGCCCGCCGAGTGGGGTGGGGCCGGGCTGTCCCTGCTCGACCAGGTCATCGTCGAGGAGGAGTTCGGGAAGGTCACCAACTGCCTCTGGGACATCCCGTGGCGGCCTGCCAACGTGCTGGCGTACGGCACGGAGGCGCAGCGGGAGAAGTACCTGCTTCCCGTCGTCCGGGGCGAGCGGTTCGACGCTTTCGCGGTGACCGAACCGGGAGCGGGCTCGGACCCCGGCTCGGGCACCAGCACCGCCGATCGCACCATCGGCGGCTGGCTGCTGAACGGCGAGAAGTGGTTCGTAACCTGTGGGGACATCGCCGACTTCCTGCTGGTGCAGGCCGATGCGGGCCCGGAGCGCGCGGCGACGCTGTTCTTCGTGGACAAGCATGCGCCCGGCGTCGAGATGACGCGCGTGCCGCGTTTCATGCACTCCGCGGTGAACGGGCATCCCGAGTTCACCTTCACCGATGTCTTCGTCCCCGACGAGGACGTGCTCGGCGGCGTCGGCAACGGCTACGAACTGACGAAGGAGTGGTTCACGGACGAGCGGCTGATGATCGCCGCGCGGACGACGGGCGCGGCCGAACGGGCGCTGGAACTCGCCCGCGACTGGGCCGTCGAGCGCCGCCAGTTCGGCTCCCCCATCGCCGACTTCCAGCTCATCCAGGGCATGCTCGCCGACTGCGCCGTCGACATCGCAGTCAACCGCGCCTACACCCACCAGGTCGCCTGGGAGGTGGACGAAGGGCGGGCCGACCGCAAGACCCTGCACGCCAAGGCGGCGATCGCCAAGCTGTCGGCGAGCGAGGCCGCCGGGCGCGTCATCGACCGGTGCGTCCAGATCTTCGGCGGCCGCGGCTACGACCGCTCCTACCCCGTCGAGCGCATGTACCGCGAGCTGCGCGTCGACCGCATCTGGGAAGGCACCTCCGAGATCCAGCGCCTGATCGTGGCCAACGAGCTCATCAAGCGCGGCACCAGGGCACTTGCCCTGCCCGCCTCCTGA